A window of Nasonia vitripennis strain AsymCx chromosome 3 unlocalized genomic scaffold, Nvit_psr_1.1 chr3_random0004, whole genome shotgun sequence contains these coding sequences:
- the LOC100115938 gene encoding amyloid protein-binding protein 2, translating into MAEAHDSKTTSSTKSLYELSVSAVAEHFIAYKKYLNFLPENVLFDLYYQLYKDKKLFLLGIEFSDLNILLRMLKVTNRRIHLLKSFQALMENGTKVGTELAISYKLCCQSNKNNLDAQERIINLGLRLGGFLSDAGWYLESEKVLSACKDLCILGPQNPDTWCRTLDCCHKLLHAQAAYCAFTGAAETYQLALQTIEKLKNAGYTNTNHAALYAEFGVLFFIRSEYDQAYKWSVEALKQLTPSIPGHIVINVLRQAAKSCVVKREFQKAGLLIKQAVYLAREIFDTDHPKYSDVLIDYGFYLLNSDSIVNSVSIYNFALDIRKSIFSLYNLHVAKAHEDLAYALYVQEYSSGKFNSAIIHANKAIAIMEKLLPAEHLMLASAKRVKALILEEIALDTAPTPGPEPNLLHKSESLHLSALQLAKTAFGERNVQTAKHYGNLGRLYQSMRRFPEAEEMHLKAINIKEELLGSDDYEVGLSIGHLASLYNFHMNRYRDAEELYYRSIAISLKLFGKGYSGLEYDYRGLLHVYTKLEETDKYLEYMDALNHWKELRDRHAELDEPPIDQKCPQPIEDIINAFFSM; encoded by the exons ATGGCCGAAGCTCACGACTCCAAGACGACCAGCAGCACCAAGAGCCTCTACGAGCTCAGCGTGTCGGCGGTCGCCGAGCACTTTATCGCCTACAAAAAGTATCTCAACTTTCTGCCAGAGAACGTGCTTTTTGACCTCTATTACCAG CTCTACAAAGATAAAAAACTATTCCTTCTTGGAATTGAATTCAGCGATCTCAATATACTTTTGCGAATGCTCAAAGTAACAAACAGACGTATCCATTTACTCAAAAGCTTTCAG GCTTTGATGGAAAATGGTACAAAAGTGGGAACTGAACTAGCCATTAGCTACAAACTTTGCTGTCagagcaataaaaataatttagatgCACAAGAAAGAATTATTAATTTAGGTCTACGCCTTGGAGGATTTCTCAGTGATGCAGGATGGTATTTAGAAAGTGAAAAAGTGTTGTCGGCTTGCAAAGACCTCTGTATATTAGGCCCACAAAATCCTGACACTTGGTGCCGCACATTAGACTGTTGTCACAA ATTACTTCATGCACAAGCAGCTTACTGTGCTTTTACAGGAGCAGCTGAAACATACCAACTCGCACTACAAACTATTGAAAAACTCAAAAATGCTGGATACACGAATACTAACCACGCTGCTCTTTATGCCGAATTCGGTGTACTTTTCTTCATTCGAAGCGAATATGACCAAGCATACaa GTGGAGTGTGGAAGCATTAAAACAGTTAACGCCATCTATTCCGGGTCATATTGTTATCAACGTTCTTCGTCAAGCTGCCAAATCTTGCGTGGTCAAGagagaatttcaaaaagcaGGTTTACTGATCAAACAAGCAGTATACCTTGCTAGAGAAATATTCGATACTGACCATCCTAAATACAGCGATGTTCTCATTGACTACGGTTTTTACCTATTGAATTCTGATagtattgttaatagtgtatcaatttataac TTTGCCTTGGACATAAGAAAATCGATATTTAGTCTATATAATCTTCACGTTGCAAAAGCTCACGAGGATTTAGCATATGCGCTTTATGTACAGGAATATAGCTCAGGAAAGTTTAATTCAGCAAT TATTCATGCTAATAAAGCCATTGCAATTATGGAGAAGTTACTACCTGCTGAACATTTAATGTTAGCCAGTGCCAAAAGGGTTAAAGCCCTTATTTTAGAAGAAATTGCTTTAGATACTGCACCTACACCTGGACCAGAACCAAATTTGTTACACAAATCAGAATCTCTCCATTTGTCCGCGCTACAATTAGCCAAGACTGCATTCGGAGAAAGGAATGTACAAACTGCCAAACACTATGGAAACCTAGGAAGATTATATCAAAGCATGCGGAGATTTCCG GAAGCTGAAGAGATGCATCTAAAAGCTATCAATATAAAGGAAGAGTTATTAGGTTCTGACGATTACGAAGTTGGTTTAAGCATAGGTCATTTGGCGTCACTCTATAATTTTCACATGAATCGATATCGGGACGCGGAGGAATTATATTATCGAAGTATTGCTATAA gcCTTAAGTTGTTTGGCAAAGGCTATAGTGGTTTAGAATACGATTATAGAGGTTTACTACACGTTTATACAAAACTCGAAGAAACCGACAAATATTTGGAATACATGGATGCGCTTAATCACTGGAAAGAACTGAGAGATAGACACGCCGAATTAGATGAGCCTCCGATTGATCAAAAATGTCCACAGCCTATAGAAGATATAATAAATGCGTTTTTTTCCATGTGA
- the LOC100115976 gene encoding rab GTPase-binding effector protein 1, with product MESTESGAQPDQDTKEETENAPDATEDVHEKVKRLEAMKNQMREEFDVQRAKMKELFLQKEEDAKKQMEENSKLQEENSKLQHELNEVKSQLLIVDIKTQNDIDLEKRKAEDEIASLQQIITSTVQDSSTTRKEYESRISKLKEENNNLRLQLMQSSSLDGPQISLSTMTKSLAKKVASQLGADSLSLGSENEDSSSKSKRHADEDAEVLRSLVVPLEEEITALKEKLRTTDDELQKYKEKEEQTHNKQLKAKESGSWENTCDMCSNYEAQLQRMQMEAKDLKKQLQETEQMLQSQKQDLAKEVEFRKGMEEKWNEKKEEHKAEVTNLTSSVKLAKQTIDELKQQYNQTKESVTKELSRLTKEREEVQKHLEQLQNQNEYLMGKHSKNSEHYQYEHINMPNNVEELHVSILQIREELIVATIAKEEAERKCRSLECELELLHDQIEQDNHEKEKKEAELQSMIESASKTDLVVAELKQQITNLQQELNTGEQTQKDFVRLTQSLQVQLQKIRDSEKEVRWQYEDDVDECPTCHTTFTLAKKKDKMHCRHCGQIFCQSCLNNVVKSGPKQRPSRVCNVCHTLLVQETAPYFSRDPP from the exons ATGGAGTCAACGGAGTCAGGAGCACAGCCAGATCAAGATACCAAAGAGGAAACTGAAAACGCTCCTGATGCTACGG aagATGTACATGAAAAGGTAAAGAGGTTGGAAGCCATGAAAAATCAAATGCGTGAAGAGTTTGATGTTCAAAGAGCCAAAAtgaaagaattatttttgcaaaaagaAG AAGATGCAAAGAAACAAATGGAAGAGAATTCAAAGCTACAGGAAGAGAATTCTAAACTACAGCATGAATTGAATGAAGTCAAGAGTCAATTGCTGATAGTTGACATAAAAACCCAAAATGATATTGATCTGGAAAAGCGTAAAGCTGAAGATGAAATAGCTTCTTtgcaacaaataattacatcTACTGTTCAGGATTCTTCAACAACGAGAAAAGAATATGAGAGTAGAATTAGTAAACTCAAAgaggaaaataataatttaaggTTACAACTGATGCAGAGTTCAAGTCTTGATGGACCTCAAATTTCTTTGTCAACAATGACAAAGTCATTAGCAAAAAAAGTAGCATCTCAGTTAGGTGCTGATTCGTTATCTCTTGGTTCTGAGAATGAAGATAGCTCATCAAAAAGTAAAAGACAT GCTGATGAAGATGCTGAAGTATTACGTTCACTGGTTGTGCCGTTAGAAGAAGAAATTACagctttaaaagaaaaattaaggaCGACAGATGACGAATTGCAAAAGTataaagagaaagaggagcaaacacataataaacaattaaaggCGAAAGAATCTGGTTCTTGGGAAAATACGTGTGATATGTGTTCTAATTACGAAGCTCAACTCCAAAGAATGCAAATGGAAGCTAAAGATCTTAAAAAGCAGCTCCAAGAAACTGAACAAATGTTACAAAGTCAAAAACAAGATTTAGCTAAGGAAGTTGAATTTCGTAAAGGTATGGAAGAAAAATGGaatgaaaagaaagaagaacaCAAGGCTGAAGTGACGAATCTTACCTCGTCGGTAAAATTAGCAAAGCAAACTATTGACGAATTAAAGCAACAGTATAACCAAACAAAAGAAAGTGTGACAAAAGAATTATCGCGGTTGacaaaagaaagagaagaagtGCAAAAACATTTAGAACA ACTCCAAAATCAAAATGAATACCTGATGGGCAAGCACAGTAAAAATTCTGAACACTATCAGTATGAGCATATAAATATGCCAAATAATGTGGAAGAATTGCACGTCAGTATCCTTCAAATTCGTGAAGAGTTAATTGTGGCTACCATTGCTAAAGAAGAAGCCGAAAGGAAGTGCAGATCACTAGAGTGTGAACTTGAATTGTTGCATGATCAAATAGAACAAGATAAtcatgaaaaagaaaagaaagaagctGAACTCCAAAGTATGATTGAAAGTGCATCTAAAACAGATTTAGTTGTAGCAGAATTAAAACAACAAATAACAAATCTGCAGCAAGAGTTGAATACAGGTGAACAAACTCAAAAGGATTTCGTTCGTCTTACTCAATCATTGCAG GTTCAACTTCAAAAAATTAGAGATTCGGAAAAAGAAGTTAGGTGGCAGTATGAAGATGATGTTGACGAATGTCCAACATGTCACACAACTTTCACACTAGCAAAAAAGAAAGATAAG ATGCATTGTCGACATTGTGGTCAAATTTTCTGTCAGTCGTGCCTAAATAATGTTGTAAAAAGTGGACCAAAGCAAAGACCATCAAGAGTATGTAATGTATGCCACACTCTGTTGGTGCAGGAAACTGCTCCGTATTTCAGTCGAGATCCTCCCTAA
- the LOC103316436 gene encoding phospholipase A2: MLLTVLLLALACSPSLQEPLFSFPTGLGTSTTTTTTTTTTTTPTTSAFKCLPQLPSLNETAGERRAVYYHDQIVAVVDVRGERKLVYCELIEVYEPSEAEQLLRNLSTTLKPHRISFKDIIKLMDKCDKLDENPSRALSLSTAIAEKSKGGNPLLAGIVPGTKWCGTGDIARSYHDLGSRTRIDRCCRTHDLCPVKIRAYKRRYNLVNNSFFSK, encoded by the exons atgctGCTGACTGTCCTGCTGCTGGCGCTGGCCTGTAGTCCGAGTCTGCAGGAGCCGCTGTTCTCCTTCCCGACGGGGCTGGGAACgtccacgacgacgacgacgacgacgacgacgacgacgacgccgacgaCCAGTGCCTTCAAGTGTCTGCCACAGTTGCCGAGTTTGAATGAAACCGCCGGCGAAAGACGAGCCGTCTACTACCACGATCAGATCGTGGCCGTGGTTGATGTCCGCGGCGAAAGGAAGCTGGTCTACTGCGAGCTCATCGAGGTCTA cgAGCCAAGCGAAGCCGAACAACTCCTCAGAAATTTGTCCACAACGTTGAAGCCACATAGGATTTCATTCAaggatattataaaattaatggACAAATGTGACAAGTTGGATGAGAACCCGTCGAGGGCTCTATCCCTTTCCACTGCAATAGCTGAGAAATCGAAAGGAGGCAATCCCTTACTTGCTGGAATCGTTCCAG GTACCAAGTGGTGTGGAACTGGGGATATAGCAAGAAGTTATCACGATCTAGGATCCAGGACGAGAATCGACAG ATGCTGTCGGACTCATGATCTGTGTCCGGTGAAAATTCGGGCGTACAAAAGACGATACAACCTTGTTAACAACTCATTCTTCAGCAAGTAA
- the LOC100680304 gene encoding uncharacterized protein LOC100680304 isoform X2, giving the protein MMENQESGYNRQDRKLESIADSAALCPKKSQEQALTCWLYVSRSEQLAGQEHGLPRASLEETIRAVEPTSAWHVSETQCGLIAGFAREADADKLLQRGDLEALFGCAVQVARFSDRDSRYRQAVLLRDVPWAIPIQDVNSALARQGIATGSVERLRHYVRVEVLDSSQYEQLLRDGLNFYGASFVAIPERWWRGNTTSGAAGPQNGQIPEVPSNQPPTEDVLQCYRCQGFWHVAANCRHLPRCVRCGEYHSVDFCPRPRNNPICCHCSGPHHAGYRQCPVRLQLLNSTPVSLTLSTNRFNSASNHLLFPQGKSGNGNNATAANNNNASAPATQRSNPSV; this is encoded by the exons ATGATGGAAAATCAAGAGAGCGGCTACAATCGTCAAG ATAGAAAACTCGAAAGCATCGCCGACTCTGCCGCGCTCTGTCCGAAAAAGTCTCAGGAGCAAGCGTTGACCTGTTGGCTGTACGTTTCGCGCAGTGAGCAGCTAGCGGGTCAGGAGCACGGCTTACCGCGAGCCAGCCTCGAGGAGACGATACGCGCCGTCGAGCCCACTTCAGCCTGGCACGTCTCCGAGACGCAGTGCGGCCTGATCGCCGGCTTTGCGCGAGAGGCCGACGCCGACAAGCTTCTCCAGCGCGGCGACCTCGAGGCGCTTTTCGGATGCGCTGTTCAG GTCGCTCGTTTTTCCGATCGAGACTCTCGCTACCGGCAAGCCGTTCTCCTGCGCGACGTTCCTTGGGCCATTCCCATTCAGGATGTTAATTCAGCGCTGGCCAGACAAGGCATCGCCACCGGAAGCGTTGAACGATTGCGCCATTACGTGCGCGTCGAG GTCCTCGACTCGAGCCAATACGAGCAGCTGCTGCGCGACGGTCTGAACTTCTACGGAGCCAGCTTCGTCGCGATCCCCGAGCGCTGGTGGCGCGGTAACACCACCTCCGGGGCTGCAGGTCCGCAGAATGGCCAGATCCCGGAAGTTCCTTCCAACCAGCCGCCGACGGAGGACGTTCTCCAGTGCTACCGCTGCCAGGGCTTCTGGCACGTCGCCGCCAACTGCCGTCATCTGCCGCGATGCGTTCGCTGCGGCGAGTACCACAGCGTCGACTTTTGTCCCCGGCCGAGGAACAATCCGATATGCTGCCATTGCTCCGGGCCGCATCATGCCG GCTACCGCCAGTGTCCCGTGCGGCTGCAGCTCCTGAACTCGACGCCGGTCAGCCTGACTCTCAGCACCAACCGGTTCAACTCGGCCTCGAACCATCTGCTCTTTCCTCAGGGAAAATCCGGCAATGGGAATAACGCCACCGCCGCCAACAACAATAATGCCTCGGCACCGGCTACCCAGAGATCCAATCCGTCCGTCTGA
- the LOC100680304 gene encoding uncharacterized protein LOC100680304 isoform X1, whose translation MMENQESGYNRQDRKLESIADSAALCPKKSQEQALTCWLYVSRSEQLAGQEHGLPRASLEETIRAVEPTSAWHVSETQCGLIAGFAREADADKLLQRGDLEALFGCAVQVARFSDRDSRYRQAVLLRDVPWAIPIQDVNSALARQGIATGSVERLRHYVRVEVLDSSQYEQLLRDGLNFYGASFVAIPERWWRGNTTSGAAGPQNGQIPEVPSNQPPTEDVLQCYRCQGFWHVAANCRHLPRCVRCGEYHSVDFCPRPRNNPICCHCSGPHHAVISSSRHDILTSAKAAAISSDDFSSSRSRLPPVSRAAAAPELDAGQPDSQHQPVQLGLEPSALSSGKIRQWE comes from the exons ATGATGGAAAATCAAGAGAGCGGCTACAATCGTCAAG ATAGAAAACTCGAAAGCATCGCCGACTCTGCCGCGCTCTGTCCGAAAAAGTCTCAGGAGCAAGCGTTGACCTGTTGGCTGTACGTTTCGCGCAGTGAGCAGCTAGCGGGTCAGGAGCACGGCTTACCGCGAGCCAGCCTCGAGGAGACGATACGCGCCGTCGAGCCCACTTCAGCCTGGCACGTCTCCGAGACGCAGTGCGGCCTGATCGCCGGCTTTGCGCGAGAGGCCGACGCCGACAAGCTTCTCCAGCGCGGCGACCTCGAGGCGCTTTTCGGATGCGCTGTTCAG GTCGCTCGTTTTTCCGATCGAGACTCTCGCTACCGGCAAGCCGTTCTCCTGCGCGACGTTCCTTGGGCCATTCCCATTCAGGATGTTAATTCAGCGCTGGCCAGACAAGGCATCGCCACCGGAAGCGTTGAACGATTGCGCCATTACGTGCGCGTCGAG GTCCTCGACTCGAGCCAATACGAGCAGCTGCTGCGCGACGGTCTGAACTTCTACGGAGCCAGCTTCGTCGCGATCCCCGAGCGCTGGTGGCGCGGTAACACCACCTCCGGGGCTGCAGGTCCGCAGAATGGCCAGATCCCGGAAGTTCCTTCCAACCAGCCGCCGACGGAGGACGTTCTCCAGTGCTACCGCTGCCAGGGCTTCTGGCACGTCGCCGCCAACTGCCGTCATCTGCCGCGATGCGTTCGCTGCGGCGAGTACCACAGCGTCGACTTTTGTCCCCGGCCGAGGAACAATCCGATATGCTGCCATTGCTCCGGGCCGCATCATGCCG TTATTTCCTCCTCGCGCCACGACATTCTTACCAGCGCAAAAGCAGCAGCGATCTCAAGCGACGACTTTTCGTCATCTCGTTCAAGGCTACCGCCAGTGTCCCGTGCGGCTGCAGCTCCTGAACTCGACGCCGGTCAGCCTGACTCTCAGCACCAACCGGTTCAACTCGGCCTCGAACCATCTGCTCTTTCCTCAGGGAAAATCCGGCAATGGGAATAA